One Vigna unguiculata cultivar IT97K-499-35 chromosome 11, ASM411807v1, whole genome shotgun sequence DNA window includes the following coding sequences:
- the LOC114170075 gene encoding DUF724 domain-containing protein 3-like produces the protein MRPPRKKVNFRHGDKVEVCSNEEGFIGSYYLATVVSRLDNGLYVVRYDTLLEDDGSRPLTETLFPNELRPKPPPLAAATSFARCQRVDAFDNDGWWVGQVSGKVDDHHYYVYFSTTHEEIAYPSSAIRVHQEWLNGQWIRSDS, from the coding sequence atgcGACCACCGCGGAAGAAGGTGAATTTCCGCCACGGCGACAAGGTGGAGGTGTGCAGCAACGAGGAAGGCTTCATCGGCTCTTACTACCTCGCCACCGTCGTGTCGCGCCTCGACAACGGCCTCTACGTCGTACGCTACGACACGCTGCTGGAGGACGACGGGTCCCGGCCCCTCACCGAGACCCTCTTCCCCAATGAGCTCCGCCCCAAGCCTCCGCCCCTCGCCGCCGCCACCTCCTTCGCCCGCTGCCAGCGCGTCGACGCCTTTGACAACGACGGCTGGTGGGTCGGTCAGGTCTCCGGCAAGGTCGACGATCACCACTACTACGTTTATTTCTCCACCACTCACGAGGAGATCGCGTACCCCTCCTCCGCAATTAGGGTTCACCAGGAGTGGCTCAACGGCCAATGGATTCGCTCCGATTCATGA